In one Bradyrhizobium sp. 4 genomic region, the following are encoded:
- a CDS encoding CheR family methyltransferase, giving the protein MHEVGDQSVERERQINSPLIIGVGAPPTALGSIERFFGKLTLGADQAVVLALQHHEALDEPRLRRIVQNSSGGKVADISDGQTIEGGTIYLCPPAMITTIRGGRFAVREAEQAPGERATIDSFLVSLAEERAEQSIGVILSGIGGDGTLGTATLKDHGGLAIAEKGASDEADHLKDADTPAAIADYVLTAEDIAEHIQVYARHLRRLEEKQGFDEVLAAAATSLSRIADVLRSKTGNDFHGYKQNTFLRRVQRRMQVVQIADISAYVDFLRNDQDEVQHLFNDLLIGVTEFFRDKREFEVLESQIVPKIFEGKTAGQQVRVWVLGCATGEEAYSIGILLREHMAKMDSAPQVQIFATDIDGRALATARVGRYRTKIEADMTSERLARWFVREGDTYCVVKELREMCIFSQHNVIKDAPFSKLDLVSCRNLLIYLNAELQNRVIPLFHFALLPDRYLFLGNSENVTRHPKLFVPIDRRARIFKKLETGTRLPPEFPITTAAGRATLEVVPARSFRPDVGLERRAQRVAERYSPAYVIIDGNFQVLHFSGRTGRFIEPTAGVATLDLLQLVHRDLRLELRAVLSRATETNEAAHVVQVQLGANGHRILVDITVEPIQDGGSGHRNFVVLFKEGPVRAIDPEEGQPNALVQTEHVERIEGELRATRERLQATIEELESTNEELKSSNEEYQSLNEELQSANEELETSREELQSVNEELTTVNGELAHRVQELTRATSDLENFLESTQIATVFLDNDLRVMNFTPAITQILHLVETDTGRPIAHIKARIPIEELYDDIRGVLRTLAIAERELRDPDGGTRYIVRILPYRSIDNFIAGVVITFVDITAITRAEERQRLLLAELQHRVRNTLGVVRSIARRTADTSSTVEEFASHLDGRLNAFARTQALVTRDPEGGVDLEYLAVEELLAYNAREGEQVRVSGPTVRFHSKAAETFALAIHELATNALKYGALSRPTGRIEISWRIEQGTEPAELVFEWRERGGPPVAPPPHKGFGTELLERTLAFEFKGQTTMAFNPRGLECTIAIPLSKRAFHTPAVAN; this is encoded by the coding sequence ATGCATGAAGTCGGCGACCAGTCGGTCGAAAGAGAGCGCCAGATCAACTCCCCGCTGATCATCGGGGTGGGTGCCCCGCCGACCGCTCTGGGCAGCATCGAACGCTTCTTTGGCAAGTTGACCCTTGGGGCCGACCAGGCCGTCGTGCTGGCGCTTCAACATCATGAGGCGCTCGATGAACCCCGGCTGCGCCGGATCGTGCAGAATTCCAGCGGCGGCAAGGTCGCCGACATCAGCGACGGCCAGACCATCGAGGGCGGCACGATCTACCTATGCCCGCCGGCGATGATCACCACCATCCGTGGCGGGCGCTTCGCAGTCCGAGAGGCCGAGCAGGCGCCGGGTGAGCGGGCCACCATCGACAGCTTCCTGGTGTCGCTGGCTGAAGAACGCGCCGAGCAATCGATCGGTGTGATCCTGTCAGGCATCGGCGGCGATGGCACGCTGGGTACTGCGACGCTGAAGGATCACGGTGGTCTCGCGATCGCCGAAAAAGGCGCGAGCGACGAGGCGGATCATCTGAAGGACGCCGATACGCCGGCCGCGATCGCCGACTACGTGCTGACCGCCGAAGACATCGCCGAGCACATCCAGGTCTATGCCCGTCATCTGCGGCGGCTGGAAGAGAAGCAGGGGTTCGACGAGGTCTTGGCCGCTGCGGCGACCTCGCTGTCGCGCATTGCCGACGTCCTGCGCAGCAAGACCGGCAATGATTTCCACGGCTACAAGCAGAATACCTTTCTGCGCCGCGTGCAGCGACGCATGCAGGTGGTTCAGATCGCCGATATTTCCGCCTATGTCGATTTCCTGCGCAACGACCAGGACGAGGTGCAGCACCTCTTCAACGATCTCTTGATCGGCGTCACCGAATTCTTCCGCGACAAGCGCGAATTCGAGGTGCTGGAGAGCCAGATCGTCCCGAAGATCTTCGAAGGCAAGACCGCGGGCCAGCAGGTTCGCGTCTGGGTGCTCGGCTGCGCCACTGGAGAGGAGGCCTATTCGATCGGTATCCTCCTGCGCGAGCACATGGCAAAAATGGACTCCGCGCCGCAGGTTCAGATCTTCGCTACCGATATCGACGGGCGGGCGCTGGCGACCGCTCGCGTCGGACGCTACCGCACCAAGATCGAGGCGGACATGACCAGCGAGCGGCTGGCGCGCTGGTTCGTGCGCGAAGGTGACACCTATTGCGTGGTCAAGGAGCTGCGCGAAATGTGCATCTTCTCGCAGCATAACGTGATCAAGGACGCACCGTTCTCCAAGCTCGATCTCGTCTCCTGCCGCAACCTGCTGATCTATCTCAATGCCGAACTGCAGAACCGGGTGATCCCGCTATTCCATTTCGCACTTCTGCCGGATCGCTACCTGTTCCTCGGCAATTCCGAGAACGTGACGCGGCATCCAAAATTGTTCGTGCCGATCGACCGCCGCGCCCGCATCTTCAAGAAGCTCGAGACCGGAACGCGGCTGCCGCCGGAATTTCCAATCACGACCGCTGCGGGGAGGGCAACCCTCGAGGTGGTGCCGGCGCGCTCGTTCCGCCCCGACGTCGGGCTGGAGCGCCGCGCGCAGCGGGTCGCGGAACGCTACTCGCCGGCCTATGTCATCATCGACGGCAATTTTCAGGTCCTGCATTTTTCCGGGCGCACCGGCCGCTTCATCGAACCGACGGCAGGGGTCGCTACGCTAGACCTGCTCCAACTCGTCCACCGCGATCTCCGCCTGGAACTGCGCGCGGTGCTCAGTCGCGCGACGGAGACCAACGAGGCCGCCCATGTCGTGCAGGTGCAACTCGGCGCCAACGGCCATCGCATTCTCGTCGACATCACGGTGGAGCCGATTCAGGATGGCGGCAGTGGCCACCGCAATTTCGTCGTCCTGTTCAAGGAAGGCCCGGTCCGCGCCATTGATCCCGAAGAGGGCCAGCCCAATGCGCTGGTGCAGACCGAGCATGTGGAGCGTATCGAAGGCGAGCTGCGGGCGACGCGGGAGCGCCTTCAGGCGACCATCGAAGAACTCGAAAGCACCAACGAGGAGCTGAAGTCCTCGAACGAGGAATACCAGTCGCTCAACGAAGAGCTTCAGTCCGCAAACGAAGAGCTCGAAACCTCGCGCGAGGAACTGCAGTCGGTCAACGAGGAGCTGACCACCGTGAACGGCGAGCTGGCCCACCGCGTCCAGGAATTGACGCGCGCCACCAGCGACCTCGAGAATTTCCTGGAGAGCACCCAGATTGCGACCGTGTTCCTCGACAACGATTTGCGGGTGATGAACTTCACGCCGGCGATCACGCAAATTCTGCATCTCGTCGAAACCGACACGGGCCGTCCCATCGCGCATATCAAGGCGCGCATCCCGATCGAGGAGCTCTATGACGACATTCGGGGCGTGCTGCGCACGCTCGCCATCGCCGAGCGCGAGCTGAGGGACCCCGACGGCGGCACGCGCTACATCGTGCGCATCCTGCCCTATCGCAGTATCGACAATTTCATCGCCGGGGTCGTCATCACTTTCGTCGACATCACCGCCATTACCCGCGCCGAGGAGCGGCAGCGCCTGCTGCTGGCCGAGCTCCAGCACCGCGTCCGCAACACGCTCGGCGTGGTGCGCTCGATCGCGCGTCGCACGGCCGATACGAGCTCGACGGTCGAGGAGTTTGCTTCCCACCTCGACGGCCGGCTGAACGCATTCGCCCGTACCCAGGCGCTGGTGACCCGCGACCCCGAGGGCGGCGTTGATCTCGAATACCTCGCGGTCGAGGAGCTGCTGGCCTATAATGCGAGAGAAGGCGAGCAGGTGCGTGTCAGCGGGCCCACGGTGCGTTTTCACTCCAAGGCCGCGGAAACCTTCGCGCTTGCCATTCACGAGCTCGCGACCAACGCGCTGAAATATGGCGCCCTGAGCCGGCCGACGGGTCGCATCGAGATTTCCTGGCGCATTGAGCAGGGCACCGAGCCGGCGGAGCTGGTATTCGAGTGGCGGGAGCGCGGTGGGCCGCCGGTTGCGCCGCCGCCGCACAAGGGATTTGGGACCGAGCTCCTGGAGCGCACACTCGCGTTCGAGTTCAAGGGGCAGACCACGATGGCATTCAATCCGAGGGGACTGGAATGCACGATCGCCATTCCCCTCAGCAAGCGCGCGTTTCATACACCGGCGGTAGCCAACTGA
- a CDS encoding chemotaxis protein CheB — MSNRDIIVIGGSAGATAPLKQILGRLPPDLPAAVFIVLHIPAQGIGILSTVASSAGPLPVRQAENGMKIEPGQVYLAAPDHHLLLSEDRVFLGRGPRENMVRPAIDALFRSAAINYGPRVIGVLLSGLLSDGAAGLNAIKRCGGISVVQDPSDAIADEMPRSALEASIIDLCVPGAGMGDVLSDLTREVAGAALPIPPEIRLEVEIAAGERIGSDKLISVADPVALTCPACGGVLSEIKEAHPMRFRCQVGHAYTADILAKEQEGQVDEALRVALRIIEERAELVQRMAADGRRSGRPAVAEMYQARAAEYREYADMIRRVVLKSLDPPVRNREA; from the coding sequence ATGAGCAACCGCGACATCATCGTCATAGGTGGCTCGGCCGGCGCGACCGCACCGCTGAAGCAGATCCTGGGCCGCCTGCCGCCGGATCTGCCCGCGGCGGTGTTCATCGTGCTGCACATCCCGGCGCAAGGCATCGGCATTCTCTCGACGGTCGCCAGCAGCGCCGGCCCGCTCCCGGTCCGGCAGGCCGAAAACGGCATGAAGATCGAGCCGGGCCAGGTTTATCTGGCCGCACCCGACCATCATCTGCTGCTGTCAGAGGATCGCGTGTTCCTCGGGCGGGGTCCGCGCGAGAACATGGTGCGGCCGGCCATCGACGCCTTGTTTCGCTCGGCCGCCATCAATTACGGCCCGCGCGTGATCGGCGTGCTGCTCAGCGGCCTGTTGTCCGACGGTGCGGCCGGTCTCAACGCGATCAAGCGTTGCGGCGGGATATCCGTGGTTCAGGACCCCTCGGACGCCATCGCCGATGAGATGCCAAGGAGCGCCCTGGAGGCCTCCATCATCGATCTTTGCGTCCCAGGCGCCGGAATGGGTGATGTCCTGTCCGATCTCACCAGGGAAGTTGCCGGCGCCGCGCTGCCGATCCCGCCGGAGATCCGGCTCGAGGTCGAGATCGCGGCCGGCGAGCGGATCGGCAGTGACAAGCTCATCTCGGTGGCTGATCCGGTTGCGCTGACCTGTCCGGCATGCGGGGGGGTGCTGTCCGAGATTAAGGAAGCGCACCCGATGCGCTTCCGTTGCCAGGTCGGTCACGCCTACACCGCCGACATCCTCGCCAAGGAGCAGGAAGGGCAAGTGGATGAAGCCCTGCGGGTCGCGCTGCGTATCATCGAGGAGCGGGCGGAGCTAGTGCAGCGCATGGCCGCCGACGGCCGGCGCAGTGGCCGGCCCGCGGTTGCCGAGATGTACCAGGCGCGGGCTGCCGAATATCGCGAATATGCCGACATGATCCGGCGGGTTGTGCTAAAGTCGCTCGATCCTCCGGTTCGCAACCGGGAGGCTTGA
- a CDS encoding response regulator has product MVISPTSSDPLPPLSGRRIFVVEDEYFLADDIGKACRALGADVAGPVGDLADALRILHDGSILDAAVLDVNIRSEMIFPVARELKARNIPFLFTTGYDKVTISPEFHDVLILEKPIDLPAMAHRLAALIADPQR; this is encoded by the coding sequence ATGGTGATATCGCCCACGTCGTCAGATCCGCTGCCGCCGCTCAGCGGGCGGCGGATCTTCGTTGTCGAGGACGAATATTTTCTCGCCGATGACATTGGCAAGGCATGTCGCGCGCTCGGCGCAGACGTGGCGGGCCCCGTCGGCGATCTCGCGGACGCACTCAGGATCCTGCACGACGGCAGCATCCTGGATGCCGCCGTGCTCGACGTGAACATCCGCAGCGAGATGATCTTTCCTGTCGCGCGCGAACTGAAGGCACGGAACATACCGTTCCTCTTCACGACCGGATACGACAAGGTCACGATCAGTCCGGAATTCCACGACGTGTTGATCCTGGAGAAACCGATCGATCTGCCGGCGATGGCCCACAGGCTGGCCGCACTGATCGCCGACCCGCAGCGGTGA
- a CDS encoding SDR family NAD(P)-dependent oxidoreductase produces MAANQLAVVTGASTGIGLELARCCAQGGFNLVIAADEPEIERVAVDLRRLGTSVEAVEADLATTEGVDKLCAAVGDRPIDALLANAGVGLGKAFLDQDFARIKHLVDTNITGTLYLIHRAGNEMLRRNSGRILITGSIAGFTPGSFQAVYNASKAFLDSFSFALREELRDSGVTVTCLMPGATETEFFRRADMMDTKVGTEPKDSAYDVAKAGFDAMLRGESDVVTGMKNKIQTTIANVTPNEMLAKQHRKMAEPGTAKS; encoded by the coding sequence ATGGCCGCGAACCAACTTGCAGTCGTTACCGGCGCCTCCACCGGCATCGGCCTGGAACTCGCCAGATGTTGTGCCCAAGGAGGCTTCAACCTTGTCATCGCTGCCGATGAGCCCGAGATCGAGAGGGTAGCCGTGGATCTCCGCAGGCTCGGCACCAGCGTCGAGGCGGTCGAGGCCGATCTCGCCACCACCGAAGGCGTCGACAAGCTCTGCGCCGCGGTCGGCGACCGGCCGATCGACGCGCTGCTGGCCAATGCCGGCGTCGGCCTCGGTAAGGCCTTCCTTGACCAGGATTTTGCCAGGATCAAGCACCTTGTCGACACCAACATCACCGGCACGCTGTATCTGATCCATCGCGCCGGCAACGAGATGCTTCGCCGCAATTCGGGCCGTATCCTGATCACGGGCTCGATCGCTGGATTCACGCCGGGCAGCTTCCAGGCGGTCTACAACGCCAGCAAGGCATTCCTCGATTCATTCTCGTTCGCGCTCCGCGAGGAGCTGCGCGACAGCGGCGTCACCGTCACCTGCCTGATGCCGGGCGCCACGGAAACCGAGTTCTTTCGCCGCGCCGACATGATGGACACGAAGGTCGGCACCGAGCCGAAGGACAGCGCCTACGACGTCGCGAAGGCCGGCTTCGACGCCATGTTGCGCGGCGAGTCCGACGTCGTGACCGGAATGAAGAACAAGATCCAGACCACAATCGCCAACGTCACGCCCAACGAGATGTTGGCCAAGCAGCATCGCAAGATGGCGGAGCCGGGCACGGCGAAGTCGTAG
- a CDS encoding zinc-dependent alcohol dehydrogenase produces the protein MKALVWHGKEDIRCDTVTDPEIQDPRDAIIKVTSCAICGSDLHLFHNYIPGMLPGDIMGHETMGEVVEVGSGVDGKLKKGDRIVVPFTIICGECDQCKRGNFSVCETTNRKRHLAEKVFGHSGAGLFGYTHLTGGYPGGQAEYLRVPFADATHIKVPAGIPDEQLLFLSDIFPTGWQAAVQCDIEPTDTVAIWGCGPVGQMAIRSAILLGANQVIAIDCLPERLSMAEAGGATTINFENESVLERLEELTDGRGPEKCIDCVGMESHVMASLPDTLLDRAKQMVMVESDRPHVLREMIYVCRPGGILSVAGVYSGFSDMLPMGAFMNKGLTMRTGQTHVNRWTDDLLHRIEEGQIDPSFVITHTVPLSQGPDMYQVFRDKRDSCVKVVLKP, from the coding sequence ATGAAGGCGCTGGTTTGGCACGGCAAGGAAGACATTCGCTGCGACACCGTCACCGATCCCGAGATTCAGGATCCGCGCGACGCGATCATTAAAGTCACGAGCTGTGCCATCTGCGGTTCGGACCTGCACCTCTTTCACAACTACATACCGGGCATGCTGCCCGGCGACATCATGGGCCACGAGACCATGGGCGAAGTGGTCGAGGTCGGCTCGGGGGTTGATGGCAAGCTGAAGAAGGGCGACCGCATCGTCGTGCCCTTCACGATCATTTGCGGCGAATGCGACCAGTGCAAGCGCGGCAATTTCTCCGTCTGCGAGACCACCAACCGCAAGCGCCATCTCGCTGAAAAGGTGTTCGGTCATTCCGGCGCTGGCCTGTTCGGCTATACGCATCTGACCGGCGGCTATCCCGGCGGCCAAGCCGAATATCTGCGCGTGCCCTTTGCCGACGCCACCCACATCAAGGTGCCCGCCGGAATTCCCGACGAGCAATTGCTGTTCCTCAGCGACATCTTCCCGACCGGCTGGCAGGCCGCCGTGCAATGCGACATCGAGCCGACCGATACGGTCGCGATCTGGGGCTGCGGTCCGGTGGGGCAGATGGCGATCCGCAGCGCCATCCTGCTCGGCGCCAACCAGGTTATCGCGATCGACTGCCTGCCTGAACGGCTCAGCATGGCCGAAGCCGGCGGCGCGACCACCATCAATTTCGAGAACGAAAGCGTCCTGGAGCGGCTCGAGGAGCTCACGGACGGCAGAGGCCCCGAGAAATGCATCGATTGCGTCGGGATGGAGTCGCATGTGATGGCCTCCCTGCCCGACACGCTGCTCGACCGCGCCAAGCAGATGGTGATGGTGGAGAGCGACCGGCCGCATGTGCTGCGCGAGATGATCTATGTCTGCCGTCCCGGCGGCATCCTTTCGGTGGCGGGCGTGTACAGCGGATTCTCCGACATGCTTCCGATGGGCGCCTTCATGAACAAGGGCCTGACGATGCGCACCGGCCAGACCCACGTCAACCGTTGGACCGACGACCTGCTCCATCGCATCGAGGAAGGCCAGATCGATCCGTCCTTCGTCATCACCCACACCGTCCCGCTCAGCCAAGGCCCCGATATGTATCAGGTGTTTCGCGACAAGCGCGACTCCTGCGTCAAGGTCGTGCTGAAGCCCTGA